A region of Armatimonadota bacterium DNA encodes the following proteins:
- the truB gene encoding tRNA pseudouridine(55) synthase TruB: MFGILLIDKPAGITSHGVISRLRRIFGTRRIGHAGTLDPLATGLLVVAVGPATRFLQYLDLEPKTYEAEITFGVATNTYDSEGEETESKPIPDDLNNLIKQKLHDFIGKIEQFPPAYSAVKHLGKPLYAYARKGEEVELKSRSVFISQFSLDSLDGATGRFTVVCSGGTYVRSLAHDLGQAIGCGAHISALRRTSAGQFSADDATSLEETEPSDLIPVKEVLVHLPQIQLDPEQVDCIRHGRPITISDRLESPKAALLTPEGNVVGIGSVVKESTLHPECVIPAEVFDELLSTP; the protein is encoded by the coding sequence ATGTTTGGAATCCTCTTGATCGACAAACCGGCGGGGATCACCTCCCATGGCGTGATTTCCCGTTTGAGGAGGATTTTTGGAACGCGCCGGATCGGCCATGCCGGAACGTTGGATCCCTTGGCGACCGGCCTGCTGGTGGTAGCGGTCGGGCCGGCGACCCGGTTCCTGCAATACCTTGACCTGGAACCAAAAACCTATGAAGCCGAAATCACCTTTGGAGTCGCCACCAACACGTACGATTCTGAGGGGGAAGAAACAGAATCCAAGCCTATTCCCGATGATTTGAATAATTTGATAAAACAAAAATTGCACGATTTTATTGGAAAAATCGAACAGTTCCCTCCCGCCTATTCCGCGGTCAAACACTTGGGAAAGCCTCTCTATGCCTATGCCCGCAAAGGCGAGGAGGTCGAGTTGAAATCCCGCTCCGTATTTATTTCGCAGTTCAGCCTGGATTCACTCGATGGCGCAACCGGCCGATTCACCGTCGTCTGTTCGGGCGGGACATACGTCCGGTCACTGGCCCACGACTTGGGCCAGGCCATCGGATGCGGGGCCCACATTTCTGCCCTTCGGCGCACCAGCGCCGGCCAGTTCTCGGCTGACGATGCCACGTCATTGGAAGAGACTGAACCGTCTGATCTGATCCCCGTCAAGGAGGTTCTTGTCCATTTGCCACAAATCCAATTGGATCCGGAGCAGGTCGACTGCATCCGCCACGGGCGCCCAATCACAATCTCCGACCGCCTTGAAAGCCCTAAAGCAGCGCTCTTAACCCCAGAAGGAAACGTTGTGGGAATCGGTTCCGTTGTAAAAGAATCGACACTCCATCCAGAGTGTGTGATTCCCGCTGAAGTCTTCGACGAGTTGCTTTCAACCCCATGA
- a CDS encoding DUF2752 domain-containing protein encodes MTPPTWLYDTQNVHRRNLNGQWSWFGLWAVCTVVGALILHQDKHLHGTHTQLGLPKCYSVVLWDRPCPGCGLTTSWTSILHGDWHTAFTANAFGPILYLMFTATALAGAFGSLKKWRLRSETAFANWTLIVTIVAFLVYGGIRFATTVYHDPAHAIWVGMQSPVTSR; translated from the coding sequence ATGACCCCGCCCACCTGGCTATATGACACTCAAAACGTCCATCGGCGCAACCTTAATGGCCAGTGGTCATGGTTCGGTTTGTGGGCGGTTTGCACAGTGGTCGGGGCTCTGATCCTCCATCAAGACAAGCACCTCCACGGCACCCACACCCAGTTGGGGTTGCCCAAATGCTACAGCGTGGTTTTGTGGGATCGGCCCTGCCCAGGGTGCGGTCTGACGACGAGTTGGACATCCATCCTCCATGGGGATTGGCACACGGCCTTCACCGCCAACGCCTTCGGCCCAATCCTCTATTTGATGTTCACCGCCACGGCCCTGGCGGGGGCATTCGGTTCACTCAAAAAGTGGCGCCTGCGCTCGGAAACCGCATTTGCGAACTGGACATTGATTGTGACCATCGTCGCATTCCTGGTTTATGGCGGCATCCGGTTTGCCACAACGGTCTACCACGACCCGGCGCATGCCATCTGGGTGGGTATGCAAAGTCCCGTCACTTCCCGCTGA
- a CDS encoding pyridoxal-phosphate dependent enzyme, translated as MPPIERIPLCQLPTPMHPLPRLGPELGIDLWIKRDDLTGFAGGGNKGRKLEFLMAEAVAQGSTAVVSCGASQSNFIRQLGAACAVLDMRCVAATMDAPFETVDRQMRDVPAEGGNLALDRWFGIERHRVADGTWHELEAHAEFLERELADQGEKVYRISLGGSSVLAVQAFVEAGREVGADFDWVVTASSSGSTQIGLAHAFSGSKTKVVGISADPEPEIIDDLLELSARYGDWAGVPALEMEDIIFDLDHVGPGYGVAGPEAESALALMAQREGILLDPVYSAKAFAGLVSLARSGRISGRVLFWHTGGIPALFAQARGHSPSGELSGK; from the coding sequence GTGCCCCCGATTGAGAGGATCCCCCTTTGCCAGCTGCCGACGCCGATGCACCCCCTGCCACGGCTGGGGCCGGAACTAGGGATCGACCTTTGGATCAAGCGCGACGACCTGACCGGCTTTGCCGGAGGAGGGAATAAGGGCCGGAAACTCGAATTCCTGATGGCAGAAGCGGTTGCCCAAGGTTCGACCGCGGTTGTGAGTTGCGGGGCCAGCCAAAGCAATTTCATCCGCCAGCTCGGAGCCGCTTGCGCAGTTTTGGACATGCGGTGCGTGGCGGCCACTATGGATGCCCCGTTCGAAACGGTGGACCGCCAAATGCGCGACGTGCCTGCCGAAGGCGGGAACCTTGCCCTAGACCGTTGGTTCGGCATTGAGCGGCACCGGGTCGCTGATGGCACCTGGCACGAACTGGAAGCCCACGCCGAATTTTTGGAGAGGGAATTGGCCGACCAGGGTGAAAAGGTTTACCGGATCTCGTTGGGGGGGAGCTCGGTTTTGGCCGTTCAGGCGTTTGTCGAAGCCGGCCGGGAAGTCGGGGCGGATTTCGATTGGGTGGTGACGGCCAGCTCCAGCGGAAGCACCCAAATCGGGCTCGCGCATGCGTTTTCGGGATCGAAGACCAAGGTTGTCGGCATATCTGCCGACCCAGAGCCTGAAATCATCGACGACTTGTTGGAGTTGAGTGCGCGCTATGGGGACTGGGCGGGGGTTCCGGCCCTCGAGATGGAGGACATCATTTTCGATCTTGACCACGTGGGGCCGGGATACGGCGTCGCCGGGCCAGAGGCAGAATCGGCCCTTGCGCTCATGGCCCAAAGGGAAGGGATCCTGCTCGACCCGGTTTATTCAGCCAAGGCGTTTGCCGGTTTGGTGTCACTGGCCCGTTCCGGCAGGATCTCGGGCCGGGTTCTTTTTTGGCACACGGGGGGGATTCCGGCGTTGTTCGCCCAGGCCCGGGGCCATTCCCCGAGCGGGGAACTCAGCGGGAAGTGA
- a CDS encoding 2-oxoisovalerate dehydrogenase, whose translation MSVIQQTKPLIKIDFLRMMMTSREGDRREGILLRQSKGWFQVSGMGHEALGAMAHLLNADDYLFPYYRDRGLMLARGMSTQDLALAYFAKRDSSSGGRQMPGHYSSRKLKVGSVCTPTGGGLIPAAGVAWGIQLDGKDNVVIATIGDAAMRQGEFYEAWAFAVQEKLPLIIVIEDNKYGISTPTEKFMALNHDGIIARDFVIKADGRTVDSVLEASGKAIAKARAGDGPSILWFDLDRLSSHTSSDDHRTYRDADEIAEMADRDPIKLLKDELIAAGELTEEGFQKLQEEIIAEVDAIYREAEQAEDPRADEVQDHLWGVPDQPATPPISTGNQTMVEAINTTLEKGLAGDPDIVFFGEDIEDPKGGVFKLTEGLSDKYPKQVFNSPLAEATIIGVAVGLSMYGKRPVFELQFVDFFCPAMNQIMSNVSTTRWRSFGDWPTPMTVYAPYGAYLPGGSLWHSQSNEAYFAHTPGLKVAIPSTPEDAAGLFWTAMHSDDPCFIFVPKHIFRKRVDVASVEPLGFGKARVVRSGSDLTIVTYGNTIELAVEAADKLAAEASVEIIDIRSLVPLDKEAIATSLEKTGRLVVIQEDTKTCGFGQHIISEVVSDPDVFGTLFSSPQLVARPDVHIGYNPIYEYAALPDVDEVLAACRTALE comes from the coding sequence ATGTCCGTGATTCAACAAACCAAGCCGCTGATAAAGATTGACTTCCTGCGCATGATGATGACGTCGCGGGAAGGCGATCGCCGGGAAGGCATCCTGTTGCGCCAGAGCAAAGGATGGTTCCAGGTCAGCGGGATGGGGCACGAAGCGTTGGGGGCCATGGCCCACCTGTTGAACGCCGACGACTACCTGTTCCCCTATTACCGCGACCGCGGCCTGATGTTGGCCCGCGGGATGAGCACGCAAGATTTGGCGCTGGCCTACTTTGCCAAGCGGGATTCCAGCAGCGGCGGCCGGCAAATGCCCGGCCACTACAGCAGCCGCAAACTCAAAGTCGGCAGTGTCTGCACTCCCACGGGGGGTGGCCTGATCCCCGCCGCCGGGGTTGCGTGGGGCATCCAGCTTGACGGAAAGGACAACGTGGTCATTGCCACAATTGGCGACGCGGCCATGCGCCAGGGTGAGTTCTACGAAGCCTGGGCCTTTGCTGTGCAAGAAAAGTTGCCGCTCATCATCGTCATTGAAGACAACAAGTACGGCATCAGCACCCCGACTGAAAAGTTCATGGCTTTGAACCACGATGGGATCATCGCCCGCGACTTTGTGATCAAAGCGGATGGCCGGACAGTAGATTCGGTTCTGGAAGCCTCGGGCAAGGCGATCGCCAAAGCCCGCGCCGGCGATGGGCCCAGCATCCTGTGGTTCGACCTGGACCGCCTGAGCAGCCACACCAGTTCCGATGACCACCGCACATACCGAGACGCGGACGAAATCGCCGAGATGGCCGACCGAGACCCGATCAAACTCCTGAAAGACGAATTGATCGCCGCCGGGGAACTCACCGAAGAAGGGTTCCAAAAACTTCAAGAAGAGATCATCGCCGAAGTCGACGCGATTTACCGGGAAGCGGAACAAGCCGAAGACCCGCGGGCCGATGAAGTCCAAGACCACCTTTGGGGCGTTCCCGACCAACCGGCGACCCCGCCGATTTCAACCGGCAACCAAACCATGGTCGAGGCCATCAATACCACGCTGGAAAAAGGGCTGGCCGGCGATCCCGATATCGTCTTTTTTGGCGAAGACATTGAAGACCCCAAGGGGGGCGTGTTCAAACTCACCGAAGGGCTTAGCGACAAGTACCCCAAGCAGGTGTTCAACAGCCCGCTCGCCGAAGCAACCATCATCGGTGTCGCCGTTGGGCTTTCCATGTACGGTAAGCGCCCAGTATTTGAGCTCCAATTCGTCGATTTCTTTTGCCCGGCCATGAACCAGATCATGAGCAATGTCAGCACCACCCGTTGGCGCAGCTTTGGCGATTGGCCGACCCCGATGACCGTTTACGCCCCCTATGGCGCCTATCTGCCCGGCGGATCGCTGTGGCACAGCCAGAGCAACGAAGCCTACTTTGCCCACACTCCTGGGCTCAAGGTGGCCATCCCTTCCACGCCTGAAGATGCCGCCGGCCTGTTCTGGACAGCGATGCACTCCGATGACCCATGCTTCATTTTTGTGCCCAAGCACATCTTCCGCAAGCGGGTCGACGTGGCATCGGTCGAACCGTTAGGGTTTGGCAAAGCTAGGGTGGTGCGCAGCGGGTCAGACCTGACCATTGTCACCTACGGGAACACCATCGAACTCGCCGTCGAAGCCGCCGACAAACTCGCCGCCGAAGCCTCGGTCGAAATCATCGACATCCGCTCGCTGGTTCCTTTGGATAAGGAGGCCATCGCCACCTCGCTGGAAAAAACTGGCCGCCTAGTCGTGATCCAAGAGGACACCAAAACCTGCGGATTTGGGCAACACATCATCAGCGAAGTGGTCTCCGACCCGGACGTGTTCGGTACGCTGTTCAGCAGCCCGCAACTTGTTGCCCGGCCCGATGTCCACATCGGTTACAACCCGATCTACGAATATGCGGCCTTGCCAGATGTCGATGAAGTCTTGGCCGCCTGCCGAACTGCCCTCGAATAA
- a CDS encoding type II toxin-antitoxin system RelE/ParE family toxin: MIRHAFVAAAMVAAVAAHAQFGPIKPPEIKIPGLDTLLKGEPPLSTTIKDAKIWGWPNLAKIELRNPVTLSDADRNADHLFTLAPGHYKMTVKSFCGKGYTYGPTKGEGYVWGPWKGSRQAFINTLLHAYNAKGDVPQRNVQLLIWQVLARVKPQDMSPEAKSALLALVGEKGLDVLKDGAADYMTGKLAEELYKQASKELRPFIEYDNKIRGLSRQANATYEQFESLAVLPAPQDTRSEIGRGVWNISPSGYMIRYQPHGYSQTDVEVIVPRVAHFVRDDERRVTAVTWEDGMRVEITYSDDPAREIPGEPAMKIWNVAQVKLTPAGGGEPLVSSKADYVLKGVPRKKREATNTPLHLRFMSMIPLQDWMGRYERARDLHDRIETYEEWYQRTQRIENGSEPEEGLFDSNHISDLIDSIFGGTDDRLEQIADTHGRLAEHLSHATSLIDSLPTTSTVDPGEGIATPGAGGHQLILMSTNSY, translated from the coding sequence ATGATCCGCCACGCCTTTGTAGCCGCGGCCATGGTGGCAGCTGTTGCCGCCCACGCCCAGTTCGGCCCCATCAAGCCGCCGGAGATCAAAATCCCCGGACTGGACACCCTGCTCAAAGGCGAGCCGCCCCTTAGCACCACCATCAAAGACGCCAAGATTTGGGGCTGGCCAAACCTCGCCAAAATCGAACTCCGCAACCCGGTCACCCTTAGCGATGCGGATCGCAACGCCGACCACCTGTTTACGCTGGCCCCCGGCCACTACAAAATGACCGTCAAATCGTTTTGCGGCAAGGGTTACACCTATGGCCCCACCAAAGGTGAGGGTTATGTCTGGGGCCCCTGGAAAGGCTCGCGGCAGGCATTCATCAACACGCTCCTGCACGCCTACAACGCGAAAGGTGATGTGCCCCAAAGGAACGTCCAACTCCTCATTTGGCAAGTACTGGCCCGGGTCAAACCCCAAGATATGTCGCCCGAGGCAAAATCGGCCCTCCTCGCGCTCGTCGGCGAAAAGGGGCTCGACGTCCTGAAAGACGGGGCTGCCGACTACATGACCGGAAAACTAGCCGAGGAACTCTATAAACAAGCGAGCAAAGAGCTCCGCCCGTTCATCGAATACGACAACAAAATCCGGGGGCTGAGCCGTCAGGCCAACGCCACCTACGAACAGTTTGAAAGCCTCGCCGTGTTGCCGGCCCCCCAAGACACCCGGTCCGAAATCGGCCGAGGTGTTTGGAACATCTCGCCGAGCGGGTACATGATCCGGTACCAACCCCACGGCTACAGCCAAACCGACGTGGAGGTCATCGTTCCGCGCGTGGCCCACTTCGTCCGCGATGACGAACGGCGGGTGACCGCCGTGACCTGGGAGGACGGGATGCGGGTGGAAATCACGTATTCCGATGATCCGGCCCGGGAGATCCCTGGCGAACCTGCGATGAAAATCTGGAACGTCGCCCAGGTCAAACTCACCCCGGCCGGCGGGGGCGAACCGTTGGTTTCTTCAAAAGCCGACTATGTCCTGAAGGGTGTCCCTCGCAAAAAGCGTGAGGCAACCAACACCCCGTTGCACCTCCGGTTCATGAGCATGATTCCGCTCCAAGACTGGATGGGCCGCTATGAACGGGCGCGTGACCTCCACGACCGGATCGAAACTTACGAGGAGTGGTACCAACGCACGCAGAGAATTGAAAATGGGTCGGAGCCCGAAGAAGGGCTGTTCGATTCCAATCACATCAGCGACCTCATCGATTCGATTTTCGGGGGGACGGATGACCGCTTGGAGCAAATCGCCGACACGCATGGCCGCCTCGCCGAGCACCTGTCGCATGCCACGTCGCTCATCGATTCCCTGCCCACCACATCGACGGTCGAT